The genomic stretch GCGGCGGCGATTTACCTGCTTATTACACTAATCACCCAACGCTTGGTGAAAGTGCTCGATAAGAAATTCTCCATTCAAGGAATGAGTATCAGCGAAGGAGGTAAAGCATGAAAGAGCAACATGTTTGGCAATTGCTGCAAGGCTTAGCCACCAGCTTAGAATTAACTGTCGCTTCGCTGCTTGTGGGCTGTCTCCTTTCTCTGTTGATGACCACCACATTGATTTTAAGAGTGTCCGTGGTGCATTGGCTGAGCCGGGGCTTGATCACCCTGTTTACTGGCACGCCGCTACTGGTACAGATTTTCTTAATCTATTACGGGCCCGGGCAGTTTGATTGGATTCGCGACAGCTTTCTATGGAACTGGTTTAGCCAACCTTGGTTTTGCGCCATGCTGGCACTGGCTCTCAATACGGCGGCCTACAGTACTCTGTTGTTTAAAGGCGCATTTAACGCTATCCCTTCCGGACAATGGCAAGCTTGCCGTGCATTAGGCATGGATAAAATCAGAACCTTACAAGTATTACTGCCTTATGCGCTAAGACGTGCTGTACCGGCTTACTCGAATGAAGTGATTTTGGTGTTCAAAGGGACGTCGCTGGCCAGCACCATTACCATTATGGATTTGATGGGTTATGCACAACGCATCAATGCACAAACCTACGATACCTTGACCGTGTTCGGTGTCGCTGGGGCGTTTTATCTCACCATCAATGCGATCTTGACCTTGCTTTTCCGTCAGATTGAGAAAAAAGCCCTCGCATTTGAAGCGCACTAAGTGGCCAGCTCTCAATGCTTATCCGATTGTGATATATCAACGGCAGAAAGCCATATCGCTCTCTGCCCTTTCTATTCCACCTAATTTCCCACCCAGATCACTCTTTGCAATGAAATCACACTAAAGCCACAATTCTAGTGGCAGAGCAATGCACTTTTTCCCTACAGTATCCAACATCAACTCACCAAAGGAACTGTTTATGGAATTTCCAATTAGCGCCTGCTGTCAATGTGGACAAGTCGAATATCAACTGCACAAGGCTCCTTTTAAAGTGCTTGCTTGTCACTGCACTGAATGTCAAAAACTCGCTACCAGCCCCTTTAGTGTTACAGCGCTGGTTCATGTGCAAGACATTGAATTTAAAGGTGAGATGCATGAGTGGCAACGCGCCTCCGAAAGTGGCAATATCAACGCCGCTAAATTTTGTCCCGGCTGTGGCAACCGAATATATCACTTCAACCCCGCGGCACCAGAGGTCATTAAACTGAAACTCAAGCCCGTTGCGCCTGATGTTCAGTCCCTGTTTCAACCGACTACCCATGTTTGGATCAAGGAGAAACAGAGTTGGTACGAGATCCCACAAGGTGTTGAGGTATTTGAAAAGCAATCCTAACCTAGGCTGTCACACAGAATGGGCTGAACCAGCCCATTTTCTCTCTAGGCCGAAAACGTTCGGCTTTGCTCTCCCTTCCCTTTGATCGTATCTAGATTTTCATTACTAACATCCTTATCACCAATGTGGCGACTTTAGTCTAACCTAAATAAAGCGGTCTGTTGTTTACCGCCATGGATTCAAGTATTCAGTCAGATTCACTAGTCAACCTCGACGAATAAGTTTATCGCTAACACAACTTTCATCTAGGTGACCGGAAAGGAGACACGGCATGAACCGATTAACCACCACTTTTTTTCCTTTTATTCTTATCGCACTGTTTTCATCCAGCAGCTTGGCCAACACCGTGAGGCTCGCCAATGGCGAATGGGCACCTTACCAATCCAAATCACTCAAACATGGAGGTTATATCTCTCATTTAGTCACGGAAGCCTTCGCCGCAGAAGGCTACAACGTTGAGTTTGTTTACTTACCTTGGAAACGGGGTTTTGAACAGACACAGGACGGTGAGTTAGACGGCTCATTTCTGTGGAGCAGAAATGACGAGAGAGCGCAGCATTTTTTCTACTCAGACAAAGTGCTGACTCTAAAAACATCCTTATTCCAACGCAAGGGCGCACAGATTATGTGGAGTAAACCAGAAGATCTCGCCAAATACGCTATCGGTGGTGTCATCGGCTATGCCTACGGCGTTGAGGATTTAGAAAAGCAAGGTGTGGTGAAGATCTCTCGCATCTCCGATGCCGACGCGAACTATAAAAAGCTTGCGGGCGGGCGTTTAGACATTGTTTTGGAAGACTCCAATGTCGGCCAAACGACCGTCATGCGACTCGGCTTGGCCGATCAAATCGAAATGAATGACAAACCGATCGTCGAGAGGGACTACTTTCTCATCGTGCCGAAAAAATCACCCAGAGCGCAAGAGATCTTAGATGCTTTCAACCGCGGCCTAGCTAAAGTACTGGCTGAGGGTAAGCTAAACGAATTTGAGCAAGAGTCAATCAAGGGTAATTATCAGTAACGCTACTACTTCGATGTTCCTCTAATAAAGAAATTTAGGGGAACATCAGGCATTAACTGTAATTCTATTTTTTATTCAAATTAATTATTCTAACTCTTCCTTACTGCCATGATTTTTATTATCTTCAAACATGGTTTACATTATTACCATACGAAAATCGAGTCTGATTAATTTTTCAAGTATTTTAAACACAGATAAGATAGTCAAATAATACTTATAAATACAGTATCTCGCTGCATAAAAAAGTGAGCGCATTTATCATCGCTCACTTTTCCATTAAGAGAATTATCACATTCCAGTTTTATCAGGCGTCAGACTAGAAAAATAGGTGTCGATCAATTCAAAGTAGCGCCCTGTTTGCTTCATTTTCTGCAATTCCACATCAAAGCGATTTCGTAATTCTTCACTCTGGCGCTTTTTAGAAAATGCAATATAACTCAAGGTGGTTTGCATCGGTGGCAGCATGATTTCCAGTTTGTCTTGTAGGGCTAACCGAGCGATGATACTGCGAGCACCAAACTCATTCGACACCCAAAGGTCGACTCGGCCAGCACTCAGCATCAGAGCACATTGCTCAGCGGAGTTCTGCCTAGCAATGGTTTTAAATGCGCCAGATTTGATCTTCGAATCGATATACTCTCCGTAGCTCACTTTATTGACCACACACAAACTCAAACCATCAAAACGCTTTTGCTCTACATCATTAGAATTTACCGAACTATCTTGATTACGAATCAAGCTGATATTTTGCCTAAACAAAACCTGTTCACTGAAATAAGCAAACTCTTCTCTCTGTGGCGTTTTAAATATCGTAAATATGGCATCGACTTCACCTATCTCCATATAGTTAAGTGCTCGTGCCCAAGGAAGAATGGTGATTTCAACGGGAACCTCTAAGTTGTTAAATATTTCTTCAACTAAACTCACGGCTATGCCAGATACTTGCGAGCCTTTACTTTCAATATAAGGCGGGTATTCAAGCGTGACTACATGTAGAGATTCGGCCGCCATTGATTTGGGTAAAAAGGTTAACAGGAGCAAACCCGTAGCTGTCCATTGTTTCATTTTAAATCTCTCCAGAGACAAATATCACTGTTAGTTATAGTTCTGCCTATCAAGATAAATCAAGAAATCAGTAAAGTGAGAAAGATGAACTGCCGACAAAACAGATAACAGGCTATTTTCTATCAAATTAAGCGATGATTGAATTTGCATATTCTCTCGCATGACACTACTTTTTTAAGAAGCATCCAAATCGAGAGTGCCTGCCGTGAAAAGTTTAAAAATCGTATTTCTCGCCCAAGTCATTTTCGCAGTCACCTTAGTTCTTCTGGTTTCTGCCTTTATTAAACATCAGAACTTTAAACAGACTTTGACTTCTGAACTGATGCTGAGTGTCAATAACACCAGCCAACGCATGGCCATCAGCCTCCCCAAAGCGGTATGGGATTTTGACCTTGATACCGCGAAAAGAGCGATTTCTGCCGAGTTGAACTTGCCAGAAATTTCAGCGATTCAGTTGCAAGACACGCAAGGGAGCGACTTGGTGTTCTTGCAGCCCAACGAAGGTGAAAACAATCAAGTTGGTGTGGAAGTCAAGGACAAAAGCGCATTTTCAGCCGAGATGATGGTGAGTAAAGAGCTGCTTTTCTCCGACTACGGCGAGGAGAAATCGGTTGGTAAGGTGAATGTCTACTACAACACACACGTACTAGATGAAAAACTGGCGCAGTCTCTACTTCTCAATCTTGTAGAGCTTGGCATCGTTGCTCTGATTATCAGTATCGTTGTTATCGCCGCGCTGGTGGCTACCGTTTTGAAACCGATACGCCAGCTCACCAACGTGATTCAATCGCTCTCATCCGGCGATGGCGATCTGGCTAACAAGCTCGCCCCGGCGAAGTACAAAGAGTTTGATGAGATTACCGACGGCATCAACACCTTTACCGAAAGCTTGCGTGTGATTGTTCAAGATGTCAGCCATTCATCCGTCACTTTGGAAGAGAAAGCGCGTGAAAGCGGCAGTAACGCCCGCGAGAATGCCAACAAGCTTGAGCAGCAGAAACATCAACTGAGCACCGTCGCAGCGGCGGCAACCGAGCTCAACCATTCAGTCTCTATCGTCGCAGACACCGCCGCAGAAACGGCCGATCAAGCTCACACTGCGACCTCCCTTGCCAATCAAGTCAATCAGGCCATCGAACATTCTGCGAATGAAATCATTAACATGCGCAATGAAATGAATCAGGTAAACGACAAGATGCATGTGTTGGTTAACGAAGGAGAGAAGATTACCACCGTGCTCAATGTGATTAATGATATCTCTGAACAGACGAACCTACTAGCGCTTAACGCGGCTATCGAGGCGGCTCGCGCTGGAGAGCAAGGCCGTGGTTTCGCCGTGGTCGCCGATGAAGTACGCAATTTGGCGGTGAAAACTAGCCAGTCAACCGAGCAAATCCAGAAAAACATTGCCACCTTGGGCAGTGCAACCACCTCGGTAGAACAAGAGCTGTCACGCATTGCCTCTTTGTTAGAGAAAACGGCAACCCGAGTGAGTGATTCACAAGATTCGGTCAATCAAGTGCAAGAATTGATCAGCGTGATCTCTGATCGTAACGGCCAAATATCTCAAGCCACCGAGGAACAAAGACAAGCGGTTGAAGAGATCAGTCAAGCGATCGTCGAGGCATCTGAAGCGTCCAATGAAGTCTCCTCTGGAGCGATTCAAAATGCCCAACGCACCGAAGAGGTACTCGACTTAAGCCAGAGCATTGCTCGACACATGACCAAGTTCCGTACCTAAATTTAATTAGTTTCTTATAAAAAAGAGGGAAGCTTATGAAAACGCTTTTGCTTACAGTCAGTGCCTTATTACTCTCCTTCTCCGCCCATGCTGCGACCATCACGGCGGCTCAAGATCCTTGGCCACCGTTTGTTCAGCAAGACAACATGAACAAAGGGATTTCAGTGGAAATCGTTACTGAAGCCTTTAAAACACAAGGATATGATGTGGATTTTAAAATCATGCCTTGGACACGCGCGCTCACTGACGTAAAAGAGGGGCGAGTAGATGTGCTGGTCGCGACTTGGTTCACTCAAGAGCGAACTTCCTACCTCAATTACAGTCAGCCCTATCTGGAAAACTCGCTTAAGTTTATAAAGCGTAAAGGAGACAGCTTCGAGTATCAAAACATGTCCAGCCTGACCGGAAAGAACGTTGGCATCGTACGCAATTATGGTTATGGCGATGAGTTTCTCAATGCGACAAATTTCAATAAACCTGAAGCTAACGATCTACTGACTAATGCGAAGAAACTTTTGGCGAACCGAATTGATTTGACCTTAGAAGATGAGTTGGTGGCTAAATCCACCTTGTCAGGCGCAGGAATGAATCTAGATGATTTCGAGTTTACTCAAAATGCACTTTCAATTAATCCTCTCCACGTCACCTCTGGGGTAGCGAACGCTCGAAATGGTGAGATTATTGCGGCGTTTAACAAGGGTCTGGCCGAGATCAAAGCAAACGGTACGTTCGACAACATCTTACGCAAATATGGCATTAAGTAGTGTCTACCTCTCAAAGATGAAAGGGATTTGATGAGAAGAGAGACCCAAGAAACAAATAGACAGAAATAAAATGGCCCCTCGAAATCGGGGCCATTTTTGACTGCGGCTGACTGAAAAAATGCGATTAGAGCGCAATTTCTCCACCATCTTCACGGCGAATCACGACCGTTGCGGCGCGAGGCCTTACCGTTTCGCCCGTAGGTGTTACTTCTGCTGCATCATCGGTATATGGCCAGTTGCCCGGATGTTGAATGTTCACGAACACCGATTTGTAATCTGGACTAATGGCAAACCCCGTCACTTCACAACCGTTTGGTCCAACAAAAAAGCGCTTCAACTGCGTTTGGTTGTCGGCACCAACCGTCACCTGCTTGCCATTTTCGTCGACCATACGT from Vibrio navarrensis encodes the following:
- the artM gene encoding arginine ABC transporter permease ArtM, which translates into the protein MKEQHVWQLLQGLATSLELTVASLLVGCLLSLLMTTTLILRVSVVHWLSRGLITLFTGTPLLVQIFLIYYGPGQFDWIRDSFLWNWFSQPWFCAMLALALNTAAYSTLLFKGAFNAIPSGQWQACRALGMDKIRTLQVLLPYALRRAVPAYSNEVILVFKGTSLASTITIMDLMGYAQRINAQTYDTLTVFGVAGAFYLTINAILTLLFRQIEKKALAFEAH
- a CDS encoding GFA family protein, encoding MEFPISACCQCGQVEYQLHKAPFKVLACHCTECQKLATSPFSVTALVHVQDIEFKGEMHEWQRASESGNINAAKFCPGCGNRIYHFNPAAPEVIKLKLKPVAPDVQSLFQPTTHVWIKEKQSWYEIPQGVEVFEKQS
- a CDS encoding substrate-binding periplasmic protein, giving the protein MNRLTTTFFPFILIALFSSSSLANTVRLANGEWAPYQSKSLKHGGYISHLVTEAFAAEGYNVEFVYLPWKRGFEQTQDGELDGSFLWSRNDERAQHFFYSDKVLTLKTSLFQRKGAQIMWSKPEDLAKYAIGGVIGYAYGVEDLEKQGVVKISRISDADANYKKLAGGRLDIVLEDSNVGQTTVMRLGLADQIEMNDKPIVERDYFLIVPKKSPRAQEILDAFNRGLAKVLAEGKLNEFEQESIKGNYQ
- a CDS encoding substrate-binding periplasmic protein; this encodes MKQWTATGLLLLTFLPKSMAAESLHVVTLEYPPYIESKGSQVSGIAVSLVEEIFNNLEVPVEITILPWARALNYMEIGEVDAIFTIFKTPQREEFAYFSEQVLFRQNISLIRNQDSSVNSNDVEQKRFDGLSLCVVNKVSYGEYIDSKIKSGAFKTIARQNSAEQCALMLSAGRVDLWVSNEFGARSIIARLALQDKLEIMLPPMQTTLSYIAFSKKRQSEELRNRFDVELQKMKQTGRYFELIDTYFSSLTPDKTGM
- a CDS encoding methyl-accepting chemotaxis protein, which translates into the protein MKSLKIVFLAQVIFAVTLVLLVSAFIKHQNFKQTLTSELMLSVNNTSQRMAISLPKAVWDFDLDTAKRAISAELNLPEISAIQLQDTQGSDLVFLQPNEGENNQVGVEVKDKSAFSAEMMVSKELLFSDYGEEKSVGKVNVYYNTHVLDEKLAQSLLLNLVELGIVALIISIVVIAALVATVLKPIRQLTNVIQSLSSGDGDLANKLAPAKYKEFDEITDGINTFTESLRVIVQDVSHSSVTLEEKARESGSNARENANKLEQQKHQLSTVAAAATELNHSVSIVADTAAETADQAHTATSLANQVNQAIEHSANEIINMRNEMNQVNDKMHVLVNEGEKITTVLNVINDISEQTNLLALNAAIEAARAGEQGRGFAVVADEVRNLAVKTSQSTEQIQKNIATLGSATTSVEQELSRIASLLEKTATRVSDSQDSVNQVQELISVISDRNGQISQATEEQRQAVEEISQAIVEASEASNEVSSGAIQNAQRTEEVLDLSQSIARHMTKFRT
- a CDS encoding transporter substrate-binding domain-containing protein is translated as MKTLLLTVSALLLSFSAHAATITAAQDPWPPFVQQDNMNKGISVEIVTEAFKTQGYDVDFKIMPWTRALTDVKEGRVDVLVATWFTQERTSYLNYSQPYLENSLKFIKRKGDSFEYQNMSSLTGKNVGIVRNYGYGDEFLNATNFNKPEANDLLTNAKKLLANRIDLTLEDELVAKSTLSGAGMNLDDFEFTQNALSINPLHVTSGVANARNGEIIAAFNKGLAEIKANGTFDNILRKYGIK